The genomic region TGCTTGCGGTGCCTTCGCGGTCAGCCGTCATGGCTGCACCCCGGCGTACCCCTCGGCGACAGAGCTTGAATTTTTTCTGGAACGTGGGGTTGTGCAGGCGGATCTGCGCAATGATGCCGCGTTGGAGCAGCTGCATTGGGCGACCACCCGTCACACCCGCAACGCCGGCGACTGGTCCACCATGCGGGTTTTTGCCTTTGATCACCGCCTGCAACTCGAGGAAATGGACGGCTATACGCTGGAAAAAGGCGGCGCGTTCAAAACGCTTTGCCTCAACGCCGCAAAACAGGTGCAGGCCGGGCAGGGCGGTTATGGCATCCTGTGTGACAACCGCATCGGCAAGGCGGCGCTGCATGCGGCCAGTGGCTCTGGCCTGTGGATTGGTCGGCCAACTGAATGGCCGGGCTCTCGGCCGCTGACGCTGGAACCGGAACTGGGCACTGATTTCGGGGGCTTGCGCGAATGGGCACGCGAAAACGTCGTCAAGGTGCTGTGCTTCTGCCACCCGGATGACGATGCACAAACCTGGGCCAAACAGGATGAGGTGGTGCTGCGATTGTTTGAAGCCGCCCGGCGCAATGGGCTGGAGTTCCTGCTGGAGCTGATCCCCTCCAAGGTTATGCCCACCGATGATGACACCACGGCGACGCTGATCCAGCATTTCTATGATCTGGGCGTCTACCCTGACTGGTGGAAGCTGGAGCCGTTGAAATCGGATGCTGCCTGGGGCCGCGCTGTTGACGCGATTGAGCGCAACGATCCCTATACCCGTGGCATTGTGGTGCTGGGGCTTGATGCGCCCGAGGCCGAACTTGCAGCCAGCTTTGAACTGGCGGCCAAGCACAAGCTGGTCAAAGGCTTTGCGGTGGGCCGGACCATCTTTGGCGATGCGGCACGGGCCTGGATGACCGGGACAATCACCGATCAAGAGGCGGTCGAAGAGATGGCAAGTCGCTATGAAGACCTGTGCAACATCTGGGACTTGTCCCGCAAAGAGGCCCAGTTTAGCACTGTGGAGGCAACAACATGAGCAAGACAATCCGCCTGACCGCTGCCCAGGCCATGGTCAAATGGCTGTCGGTGCAAATGACCGCAGACGGCGCGCGTTTCATCGACGGTATCTGGGGGATCTTTGGCCACGGCAATGTGGCCGGTCTGGGCGAGGCGCTGCACGGCGCTAAGGATGACTTTCCCACCTGGCGTGGGCAGAACGAGCAGACCATGGCTCATACGGCCATCGCCTATGCCAAGGCAAAAAAGCGCACTCGGGCGCAGGCGGTGACCTCGTCCATTGGGCCCGGCGCCACCAATATGGTAACGGCGGCGGCGCTGGCACATGTGAACCGGCTGCCGGTGTTGTTGATTCCCGGCGATGTGTTTGCCAACCGGCGCCCGGATCCGGTGTTGCAGCAGGTCGAAGATTTTGACGATGGGGCGATGTCGGTCAATGATTGCCTGCGCCCGGTGTCACGCTATTTTGACCGGATCACCCGGCCGGAACAGCTGTTGACTTGCCTACCGCGCGCCTTGGCAACAATGACAGACCCGGCCAGTTGTGGCCCTGTCACGCTGTCCTTCTGCCAGGATGTGCAGGCCGAGGCCTATGACTACCCACAAGCCTTTTTTGCACCCAAGATCTGGCGCATTCGTCGCCCGGAACCCGACGCGCATGAACTGGCCGAGGTGATCAGCCTGATCCGCAGCGCGCAAAACCCGATCATCGTCGCCGGCGGCGGTGCGATCTATTCTCAGGCGGAACAGACCCTTGGGGATTTTGCCCTGAAACATGGCATTCCGGTGGTGGAAACCCAGGCCGGCAAGTCCTGTCTGGCGCAGAGCCATGCGCTGAACTTTGGCGCCTCGGGTGTGGACGGGTCAGCGGCTGCAAATGCCCTGTCGGAAAAGGCCGATCTGGTCATCGGTGTTGGCACCCGGTTTCAGGATTTCACCACCGGATCCTGGTCGCTGTTCAGCAACCCTGACCGCAAGCTTGTCTCGATCAATGTCGCCGCCTATGACGCGATGAAACACGGCGCAGTTCCGCTGCTGTCGGATGCCAAAGTGGCGCTCGATAAAATCTCGGCGGCACTGGGTGATCATAAGGCAGCGTCACCTGATACCGCTGCCCGCGCGGCTTGGCTTGATGCGGTGACGGCGCACTGTGCGCCGCGCACCGGCACACCTGAGGGCTACCTGCCAATGGACTGCGAAGTCATCGGGGCGGTGCAGCGCGCAACCGGTGAAAATGCCGTAGCGATGTGTGCCGCCGGAACCATGCCGGGGGCGCTGAAACTGCTGTGGCAGCCCTCGCAGGGGGGCTATCACATGGAATATGGCTATTCCTGCATGGGCTATGAGATTGCCGGAGCCATGGGCCTGAAACTGGCCAGCCCCGAGCGCGAGGTGATCTGTTTTGTCGGCGATGGCTCTTACATGATGGCGAACTCGGAACTGGCCACGGCCGTCATGCGCAGGGTGCCCTTTACCGTGGTGCTGACCGACAACCGTGGTTATGGCTGTATCAACCGCCTGCAACAGGGCTGCGGCGGTGAAGAATTCAACAATCTTTACAAGGACTGCAACGTCGAGCAGCAACCCGAGATCGACTATGTCGCCCATGCCGGATCAATGGGCGCACATGCGGTCAAGGCCCGCGATATCGCCGATCTCGAAGCCCAGATTGCCGCGGCCCGAGGCCGCAACATCCCCACCGTGATCGTCATCGACACCGACCCGACCAATGGTCCGGGCTTTGGCGAGGCTGGTTCCTGGTGGGATGTGGCGGTGCCCGAGCAGAGCTCCAGCGACAAGAAGCAACAGGCCTATGCGGCATATCTTGCAAACAAACAACGTCAGCACTTGGTGAACTAAACGCTGAACGACCAATCTTGCGGGCAACATGTCCCGTTTCGGAGAGACGACTATGATCCAATTTGGCACCAATCCAATTGCCTGGGCGAATGATGACGACCAGAGCCTGGGTGCGGATATCCCGACCAAGCGCATTCTGCACGAGGCCGGCGAGGTGATTGGCTTTGAGGGTATCGAGAACGGCCATCGCTGGCCGCAGGACGACCCGGAGGCGCTGAAACAGTTGCTGGGCAGCTACGGGCTGAAATTCATCTCGGGCTGGCACTCGCTGAACCTGTTGGCGCATAGCGTCGAGGACGAGAAAGCAGCCATTCAGCCGCATCTCGACAAGCTAAAGCACAATGGCTGCAAGGTGGCGATCGTCTGCGAGACTTCGAACTCGGTGCAGGGCTCGGCGGTTCCGGTCAATGACGCACCGGTTTTGTCTGCCGCCGAGATGGTGGCGTTTGCGGCCAAGGTCGAAGAGATCGCGCAATATTGCGCTGATCAGGGCATCGCACTGGCCTATCACCACCACATGGGCACGGTGGTTGAAACTCCGGCTGAGATTGATGCCTTTATGGCGGCAACTGGCCCGGCGACCAAACTGCTGTTTGATGCCGGCCATGCCTATTTTGGTGCCAATGGCCAGGACCCGGCACCGATTTTGAGGAAATACATCGATCGTGTCAGCCACTTTCATGCCAAGAACGTGCGCCCTGCGGTGATGGCAGAGGTGCGCGATAACGGCCTGTCCTTTATGGATGGCGTGCGCGGGGGTGTCTTTACCGTGCCGGGTGATGACGAGGGCGGCATTGAATTCACGCCTCTTCTCGGTATCCTTGCGGATCAGGGTTATGACGGCTGGATCGTGATCGAGGCCGAACAGGACCCCGCTGTCCACGACCCGCTGAAATATCAATCTCTGGGGCTTAAAACCCTGAAATCTATTGCAAACGAAGTGGGGCTGACATGAGAGATCTTCTGAACAAACCATTTGGCAACCACGGCAAGGTGCATGACATCACGCCGCAATCGGCTGGCTGGCGTTACGTTGGCTTTGGTCTGTATAAGCTGCGCCCGGGCGAGACCGCCGAGGAGCTGACCGGTGATAAAGAGGTCATTCTGGTGATGATCGAAGGCAAGGCGGCGATCACTGGCGCTGGTCAGGACTGGGGGGTGCTGGGCGACCGGATGAATGTCTTTGAAAAGACCGCTCCGCATTGCCTGTATTTGCCCAACGGCACCGAGTGGAAAGCCACTGCGCAAACCGACTGCACCATCGCCGTGTGCACCGCGCCCGGAAAATCGGGCCATGAGGCGCGGCGGATTGGCCCGGATGGGATCGAACTGACCTCCCGCGGCAAGGGCTCCAACACCCGCCACATCAACAATATCGCCATGGAAAACGAAGACTATTGCGACAGCCTGCTGGTGACCGAGGTCTTTACCCCGTCGGGAAACTGGTCGTCCTACCCGTCACACCGCCATGATGAGGATGATTACCCCAATATTACCTATCTCGAAGAGACCTATTATCACCGGTTAAATCCAGCCAATGGCTTTGGAATCCAGCGTGTCTATACCGATGATCTGCAATTGGACGAAACCATGGCGGTTCAGGACGGTGACGTGGTTTGCGTGCCGCGTGGTCACCATCCCTGCGGAGCACCCTATGGCTTTGAGATGTATTATCTGAACGTGATGGCAGGACCGCTGCGCAAGTGGCGTTTTGTTGCGGCGCCAGAGGTCGAATGGATTCTGGAACGCGACGCCTAATCGGACAACACGGAAACCCTGAGGTTTTTCAACTGGCTGCGACGGGATATGCTGTGGCCAGGCAGGCCCATGCACAGGCCCATGCACAGGCGCGTCGCGCGTTTGACTGAAATGGATTTTGGCATTGGTCTGTGGGCCTGGCCGGATGACGATCTGGGCAGGCTGGACAGGGTCACAGTTTTTTGACCCGCAGACCCGAAGATTGAGGTCGCCAATGCCGTCGGCGCGGCCCTTATATGGCGTCGAGCTTAGGCTCCCCAGCCCGACCCGCCTGCCCAAACCGAAGCCGTGACCAAGAGACCCAAAGCCGCCCGTCCCTTGTTCTAAAGAGGGAGGACCGGGGGCGGGCGGCTTTGCTGTCCAATTTTCGAAACTATGGCTAGAAATCGACGGCTTGGATCTCTGTGCTGAGCGTGACGATCCGGTCTAGCTGGGCCGAGATCCTGCCCTGAAAGACACCAAGTTGATCGATGATGGCGGTGAGTGCCTCGCCTTCGGTGGGCAGGCGGGCGCTTTCGATTTTGCACAAAACACGCGTCGAGCTGAGCCCGAGGAAGTGGCGGTGCATGACTTTACAGGCATTCAAGATACGGTCAGATTCGGAATTGACATTGACCATGCCGACGCGGGCGCGATCACGTTGTTCAGAGACCAGTTTTGCAAGGATTTTGCGCTCGTCCTCCATAACAATTCCAGTCGCGGACCGCTGTTCACTTTTCAGTTGAACGTCACATTCGACCAAAATCCGGGCCATGCATTCAACAAACATACTGTCGTTTACGGCGCTTTTGATCGAGGCAAAGTTGCTTTCTTCACCCAAGACATGGGTGGCAAACCAGTCAGACATAGTGCGTGACATGGTGCCGTAGTTTTGAGAGAGAACCGTCACGGGTCCACCGGCAGGTTCGATCCGAGATGCGATGACACGCAAATTATGTGGGATGGTTCGCATCGCCTCAAATTCCTGAACCAGAGCCGCTGTTTCCTTGGTCAGATCATCAGAGTTTTGCAGCATTGATCTGAAGTCTTTTATTTTCCGGTCTTCTTCATTTTTCAGCCCAGTATCCCGGGCCATCAATTCTTCGGTCAGCGCATGGCCGGCAAAGCTGTGATAATCGTCAAAGCCGAGTGTCTTCAGTCGGTCTAACAGACGTTGGGCGCTGTCTTCGGGGCTTAAACCCTCAGCCTGTTCTGCCGCCAAAAGGGCTTCGTATTCGGTCACGACTGTAGCGAACAGAGGGCTGGTGGGTTTGATGCGGGCGGACAAATAGCCCTCGCCGCAGGGGACAACAACCGCAAACACCCAGTAATGCAGCCCATCCGCTGCTTTGTTCTTGACGTAAGCCCCCATGGAGCCTCCGGCCTTCAGAGTGTCCCAAAAAATTTGGAATACGCCGCGAGGCATGTCCGGGTGACGGATGACATTATGCGGTTTGCCCAACAAATCATCAGATTGATAGTCGGACACGCGTTGGAAAACGTAATTGAAGGCCCGAATGATACCGCGATCGTCCGTGCGGGAGAAGAACACCTCTCCCAAACCAAATGGGGCTTCGCCAGATGTTGGACGGCTTTCTTTACGACGATCATGAAAAGACACTTGTTCGATCCCATTCAGGTTATGTTGCTCGCCAAAATTCTTATAGGTAACTCCTTCCGAAACGGTTAATTGCCGCCTATGTCGGCAGCGGAGCGTCGCGTTTTAATTGGTCCATAACGATCTGGCTGTGTACCCGGGCCACGGCTGGATGGGGCAGCAGTACCTCATGCAGCAGAGTGTTCAATCCAGGTAGGTCAGCGCAATAGACCCGCAGCAAGTAATCCGCGTCTCCGGTCATCGTCCAGGCCGAGGTGATTTCAGGGCGGGTGCTGATCAGACTTGCAAAACTGGCGGATTGTTCGGGGCCATGACTGTGCAAGTAGACTTGCACAAACCCTTGGATCAGAAGGCCTATTTTTGTGGCGTCAAGGCGGGCAAAATAGCCCTGAATATAGCCCTCGCTTTCCAGTCTTTGGCGCCGTCGTCCAGCCTGACTGGGCGAGAGATTAAGCAAGTCTCCCAGTTGCTGCGCGGTCAAATGGGCGTTGCTCTGTAGGGCGGCGAGGAGTGTGGTGTCTATTGCATCCAGCATTTGCGTACCTGTGTCATAATCCCACATGAAATCGGGAGATTTGCGCGTTTTTGGTGAGTATATGGCGGTGGTCGCGCAATTCAAGCCAACATTTTGCGGCGCCGAACGCGTCAGTATTGGACAAATGGCCTAGCCGTTTGGCATTTTCAAGGTCAGGCTGCGACTGCCCTTTTGGTAGCGTAATTCGGTGTCGCCGATGGCCACCACCTGACCGCCGTCAATCTTGTCGCCAACCATGACCTTTTTATATCGCCCTGAGGCAAGGCGAACCAGCGCGCGGCGGTTCGAGGGGGTTCCATAAACGCCGATCAGGTTGACCTTTCGCAGGTTTATCGAGTTCTCCATCGTCGCCTGCCGGGCGACCGAAGCTGAGGTTGGGATCGAGGGGGTCACAGTGGTCGGGGCAATGGTCGCGGGCTGATTCAGAATGCCGGCAATGGAGGCCGAGGCCGAGGCTGGCGCTGTATTATTTGTGTTTCGCTGAGCCCGGTCGACAAGGTTGGCAAAATTGACCGGTCGCGATCTGGGCACAGTTGAGGTGGCAATGGCCTGCTCGGTCGCGGGCAGGCTGTTCTCATTTGCCGGGCGCGAACTGGCGGGGCGGGAGCGCGGGCGTTTTTGGCCCAGTTCAGCCAGGCTGAGACCACCAAGATGCGCCCGTTCGGCCTGTTCCTGCAAATCATCCGGTCGCGTCCGCGGTCGCAGCCGCGCCAGCACCGATCGCTGTTCATTGATCTGCGCCTCAGCCTGCGGATCGGGGCGGTTGGGCGTTGGCGGTGGAACCGGGCTGGGTCGCCCCAGGAAAATCATCACCCCGTCGGGATTTATCGTCCCGTCCGGGGTGGCGCGTACCAAACCGCGTTCATCCAGATCAAATGCACTGCCAGCTATGGTCGGGGAGGTGACGAAATCCAATGGGTCGTCGGTGGCTAGGCCACTTGCTAGGGGCAGGGCCACGGCGTCCTGCGACAGGTCTGTATTGTCGATGGAGGCGACATAGAGATCACCAAGGCCGATCACCGCCGGTAGCTCCGGCATCTCTGGAACGCTTTGCCAAATACCAACAGCGGCATATTGGGCGGCCTGAGACAGCTCTATAATGGGCGCAACCTGGAGGCCTTCAACCGCATCAAAGATGGCTTCGGCAACCAGATCTGTAGGCTCTGATTGCCGAAGGGCATCCAAAACGGCAATATCGGTGCCTGTCAGGCCAGCTGGTTGGGAGGCGCTCTCAACAGGGGCAACCATCCGGTCTATCAGGTCGTCCGGTCGGGCACTGACCTGAGGTTGAAGAATTTCAGGCCGTTGATCTTGACCAGTCTCGATCGCCGGGACCGGCAAAACAGGGGGCGGGGCGGGCGATTGTGGCGCCACAGTGGCGTCGATTGGCACGGGGGCCGAAACCGTCTCTTCGGCGGTAGGTTCCTGGCCTGAAGAAAACCATGTGGTTTTGGAAGAGAAAGCCCAGGCCGCGACCGCAGCCATGAACAGCAACAGGGCGGCAACCAACACCGGTCCCAGGAATGGTGGTTTGCCGCCAACGTCCTGTGGTTGCCTGAGGCCGAAGGGGGGGGGGCAGGCTTGGCTGTCGCCTTTGATTTCGCGCCTGTTGCGGCCTCGCTTTTTGCCTGGCTTGTTGGCTGGCGGGATTGAGGAGGCAGGTCTTGGGCCGCCGCCGTCTGTTGGCGAATTGACAACCCAGTGTCGTCGGCAGCTGATGCCGGGGTTGGATCCTGGTCGTGACCAGGGACCGATGGCGCCGATACCTGCGCGGCAGTGGCGGCGCCGAGAGATTTTGATGGCTCCTGCAGCGCTGCCGCCACCCGTATCGTTGTCTCGTCTGGCCGGGGATGATCGGACGGGGCCGATTGCAAAAGGGACGGGGCCGATTGCAAAAGGGCTGGTGCAGAGATGGTGTCGTGGCTGTCCGTTGCCGAAGGCGCCCGGTTCGCCCCGTCAAGAACCGGCGCTCTGCCTGAGGCCTTGCGGCGGCGGCTGCTGAACCCGGGGGTTGGGATAGGGCGCGTGTTGCTGGCTTCGGCTTGATCCATCTGGTCTGGCTCGACCAGATGCCCCGAAGCCTTGGGCTCGGGCGGTTGGGGGGTGCCATCGGCCTTATCCGGTTGCCCTTCGGCCGCTGGGGTAGGGTCCGGGTCTGGATCCAGATCTGAGGCAGACGGCGGACCGGGAATATCAGCCGGGCCAATGTTGACCACGGCGATGCCGTCCGGCTCGACCACGGTGCCGCGGATGGCGCGTGTGGTGCCAAAGAAGGGCTCGCCCAAAAAGGCTTCCTCACCAGGTGCTGCAACAAAACTGGTGGGTCCAAAGCCATGAGTGTTGGCAAAGGATTCCGCCTCTTCCAGGGTTTCTATGGCCACCGCCGCCACATGGGTCAAAACCCCGTCCTGTGATAGGTCAAAGGCCAGCTCGCTCACCGGATAGGGGGTGGCCCCATCCAGCGCAGTGCGCGCCATGTCCATCCGCGTGTCGCCGTCGACAAGCCCTGTTTCCAGTGTCAGATAGCGGATTTGGCTATTGGGGATGATCAGTTTGCAGAACATCACTCCGGCGGCCAGCTGTTGCGCCTTTGCCCGCAGATCTTCGAGCGCAGTGTCCAGATCGGACGAGTCCAATGCGACGCGGCCAACCAGCCGCCATCCTCCGGCGGCCCGGTGCAGGAGGGAAATGCCATCCGGAGACAGCGATAGCGCAAAGCCCGGTTTCATGATGTGGTTTGACCATCCAAATCGTTTGTGCCCACGACAGTGTTGCAAGCATGTGGGCTTGCCCGCTAACTCTAAAGCAGGAGATCGCCGAGGAAAAGTAAAACACACATGATCCGTCTTGTATGTGTCCATCATGACCACCATTATCCGCTGTTCAGAGAGGATTTTCACATGAAGAGTAATCGATTTCTTGTTTCTGCCCTGATGTTTGCGCTGTCTGTCGGCCCGGGCTGGGCGGCGGACTTGTCACCGCAGCGGCAAATTGCCGTCACTGGAGAGGCCCATATCCAGGTTGCCCCATCGCTGGCTTTGATTTCCCTGGGCGTGACCGACGAGGCAGACCAGGCGGTTGACGCGATGCGGACCGTGTCAAAATCAATGGTGGCGGTGATCGACCGGTTGCACCAGGCCGGACTTGATCCAGATGATATGCAGACCCAGCAGATATCTGTCTCCCCCAATCGCAGGCAATCGGGATCGTTGAGCGGCAGCGATGATCGCAATATCACCAGCTTTACGGCCAGCAATAGCTTGGAGATACGGGTTCGGGATCTGGATCAGCTGGGGGACATTCTGGATCAGGTGCTGCAAGCCGGAGCAAATGAATTTCGGGGGTTGATATTTGGCGTCGCGGATCCAGCCGCGGTCCAGGATCAGATCCGCGGCAGCGCGGTCAGAGACGCCATCCGCAAGGCCGAGCAATTGGCCGCCGCAGCCGGAGTTAGCCTAGGCCCGGTGATGTCGATAACGGATCACGGCGGCGGTGGTGGTGGCCGGCCTATGGCAATGGAAATGACTCGTAGCGTTGCGATGCCGGTTGAGGCCGGACAGTTGCGCTTTTCACATAATGTATCCGTGGTGATTGCTATCTCATCACCTGAAGGCGCTGAATAAAATATGGCCGGGCGTATTGCCCGGCCATATCACTTTGGTTTCGGCCTGAATTAGCTGCAGGCTTTGGCCAGAGCCTGATCCAGATCCGCGATCAGGTCCTTGCTGTCTTCGATGCCGATCGACAGGCGCACCACATTGGCGCCAGCCCCCGCGGCCTCTTGCTGTTCCGGCGACAGTTGCCGGTGGGTGGTCGAGGCCGAGTGGATGATCAGCGAGCGAGTATCGCCGAGATTGGCCACGTGGCTGAACAGTTCCAGCCTGCTCACCAATTCAACACAGGCGTCATAGCCGCCCTTGACGGCAAAGGTGAACAACCCCCCAGCGCCTTTGGGATAGCAGGCCTTGGCACGCTCGTAATACGGCGACGATGGCAATCCGGCGTAGGTGACATAGTCCACCCGGTCGTCTTTCTCCAACCAGGCCGCAATTGTTTCGGCGTTCTCCACATGGCGTTGCATCCGCAGCGACAGTGTCTCGATCCCCATCAGTGTATAATGCGCTGCCTGTGGGTTCAGGGTCATGCCCAGATCCCGCAATCCGATGGCGATGCCGTGGAAGGTGAAGGCCAAGCCGCCAAAGGTCTCGTGGAACTTTAGCCCGTGATAGGCGGGCTCCGGGGCGCTGAGCGAGGGGAATTTGTCATTGGCAGACCAGTCGAAAACCCCTGAATCGACGACGCAACCGCCGGTGACGGTGCCGTTGCCCGTCAGGTATTTGGTGGTCGAATGCACCACCAGTGTCGCGCCCTGTTTGATCGGGTTGCACAAATATGGCGTCGCCGAGGTGTTATCGACAATCAAAGGAATGCCAGCGGCGTCCGAGATATCAGCCAGGGCGCGGATATCGGTGACATAGCCGCCAGGATTGGCGATCGATTCACAAAATACAGCCCGGGTGTTTTCATCAATCGCAGCCGCCACCGCGTCCAGATCGTCGGTGTCGACAAAGGTGGCGCTCCAGCCAAAGCGTTTGATGGTCTGGCTCAACTGGGTAATAGAGCCACCATAGAGCCGGGTCGAGGCCACAACATTGCAACCCGGCTGCATCAACGGAAACAGCGCCATGATCTGCGCCGCATGCCCCGAGGAACAACAAACCGCCCCGACGCCACCTTCCAATGTGGCGATACGCTCTTGCAGAACCGCCACGGTGGGGTTGGTCAGGCGCGAATAGATGAAGCCTACTTCCTGCAAATTAAACAGTGCAGCGGCGTGATCCGCATCGCGAAACACATAGGCGGTGGTCTGGTAGATCGGGGTCTGGCGGGCACCGGTGGCCGGGTCAGGTCTGGCCCCGGCGTGAATCTGCAAGGTATCAAATCCAAAGGTGGGCTCGTCTGTCATCGTGCTGTCTCCCTAAGTGCATATTAACTGGTTTTGCCCTAAAACACCCGATTACCCCGCCCAA from Parasedimentitalea psychrophila harbors:
- a CDS encoding bifunctional 5-dehydro-2-deoxygluconokinase/5-dehydro-2-deoxyphosphogluconate aldolase — protein: MTKELDLITIGRSGVDLYGSQIGGRLEDMGSFDKYIGGSPTNIACGTARLGLKSALISRVGDEHMGRFILQQLAREGVCTDGVVTDPDRLTALVILGIRDEDQFPLIFYRENCADMALCEDDIDEDFIKCARALVVTGTHLSNPRTEAAVLKALTLARKHGLRTALDIDYRPNLWGVAGHGDGESRFVASDTVTEKLLSTLHLFDLIVGTEEEFHIAGGTTDTLAALGRVRLQSAATLVCKRGALGAVAFQADIPASLEDGQTGPGFAIEVFNVLGAGDGFFSGLMKGWMEADDPAKTHWPTALKYANACGAFAVSRHGCTPAYPSATELEFFLERGVVQADLRNDAALEQLHWATTRHTRNAGDWSTMRVFAFDHRLQLEEMDGYTLEKGGAFKTLCLNAAKQVQAGQGGYGILCDNRIGKAALHAASGSGLWIGRPTEWPGSRPLTLEPELGTDFGGLREWARENVVKVLCFCHPDDDAQTWAKQDEVVLRLFEAARRNGLEFLLELIPSKVMPTDDDTTATLIQHFYDLGVYPDWWKLEPLKSDAAWGRAVDAIERNDPYTRGIVVLGLDAPEAELAASFELAAKHKLVKGFAVGRTIFGDAARAWMTGTITDQEAVEEMASRYEDLCNIWDLSRKEAQFSTVEATT
- the iolD gene encoding 3D-(3,5/4)-trihydroxycyclohexane-1,2-dione acylhydrolase (decyclizing); translation: MSKTIRLTAAQAMVKWLSVQMTADGARFIDGIWGIFGHGNVAGLGEALHGAKDDFPTWRGQNEQTMAHTAIAYAKAKKRTRAQAVTSSIGPGATNMVTAAALAHVNRLPVLLIPGDVFANRRPDPVLQQVEDFDDGAMSVNDCLRPVSRYFDRITRPEQLLTCLPRALATMTDPASCGPVTLSFCQDVQAEAYDYPQAFFAPKIWRIRRPEPDAHELAEVISLIRSAQNPIIVAGGGAIYSQAEQTLGDFALKHGIPVVETQAGKSCLAQSHALNFGASGVDGSAAANALSEKADLVIGVGTRFQDFTTGSWSLFSNPDRKLVSINVAAYDAMKHGAVPLLSDAKVALDKISAALGDHKAASPDTAARAAWLDAVTAHCAPRTGTPEGYLPMDCEVIGAVQRATGENAVAMCAAGTMPGALKLLWQPSQGGYHMEYGYSCMGYEIAGAMGLKLASPEREVICFVGDGSYMMANSELATAVMRRVPFTVVLTDNRGYGCINRLQQGCGGEEFNNLYKDCNVEQQPEIDYVAHAGSMGAHAVKARDIADLEAQIAAARGRNIPTVIVIDTDPTNGPGFGEAGSWWDVAVPEQSSSDKKQQAYAAYLANKQRQHLVN
- the iolE gene encoding myo-inosose-2 dehydratase; the encoded protein is MIQFGTNPIAWANDDDQSLGADIPTKRILHEAGEVIGFEGIENGHRWPQDDPEALKQLLGSYGLKFISGWHSLNLLAHSVEDEKAAIQPHLDKLKHNGCKVAIVCETSNSVQGSAVPVNDAPVLSAAEMVAFAAKVEEIAQYCADQGIALAYHHHMGTVVETPAEIDAFMAATGPATKLLFDAGHAYFGANGQDPAPILRKYIDRVSHFHAKNVRPAVMAEVRDNGLSFMDGVRGGVFTVPGDDEGGIEFTPLLGILADQGYDGWIVIEAEQDPAVHDPLKYQSLGLKTLKSIANEVGLT
- the iolB gene encoding 5-deoxy-glucuronate isomerase; the encoded protein is MRDLLNKPFGNHGKVHDITPQSAGWRYVGFGLYKLRPGETAEELTGDKEVILVMIEGKAAITGAGQDWGVLGDRMNVFEKTAPHCLYLPNGTEWKATAQTDCTIAVCTAPGKSGHEARRIGPDGIELTSRGKGSNTRHINNIAMENEDYCDSLLVTEVFTPSGNWSSYPSHRHDEDDYPNITYLEETYYHRLNPANGFGIQRVYTDDLQLDETMAVQDGDVVCVPRGHHPCGAPYGFEMYYLNVMAGPLRKWRFVAAPEVEWILERDA
- a CDS encoding PAS domain-containing protein — encoded protein: MSFHDRRKESRPTSGEAPFGLGEVFFSRTDDRGIIRAFNYVFQRVSDYQSDDLLGKPHNVIRHPDMPRGVFQIFWDTLKAGGSMGAYVKNKAADGLHYWVFAVVVPCGEGYLSARIKPTSPLFATVVTEYEALLAAEQAEGLSPEDSAQRLLDRLKTLGFDDYHSFAGHALTEELMARDTGLKNEEDRKIKDFRSMLQNSDDLTKETAALVQEFEAMRTIPHNLRVIASRIEPAGGPVTVLSQNYGTMSRTMSDWFATHVLGEESNFASIKSAVNDSMFVECMARILVECDVQLKSEQRSATGIVMEDERKILAKLVSEQRDRARVGMVNVNSESDRILNACKVMHRHFLGLSSTRVLCKIESARLPTEGEALTAIIDQLGVFQGRISAQLDRIVTLSTEIQAVDF
- a CDS encoding Lrp/AsnC family transcriptional regulator, whose protein sequence is MLDAIDTTLLAALQSNAHLTAQQLGDLLNLSPSQAGRRRQRLESEGYIQGYFARLDATKIGLLIQGFVQVYLHSHGPEQSASFASLISTRPEITSAWTMTGDADYLLRVYCADLPGLNTLLHEVLLPHPAVARVHSQIVMDQLKRDAPLPT
- a CDS encoding SIMPL domain-containing protein — protein: MKSNRFLVSALMFALSVGPGWAADLSPQRQIAVTGEAHIQVAPSLALISLGVTDEADQAVDAMRTVSKSMVAVIDRLHQAGLDPDDMQTQQISVSPNRRQSGSLSGSDDRNITSFTASNSLEIRVRDLDQLGDILDQVLQAGANEFRGLIFGVADPAAVQDQIRGSAVRDAIRKAEQLAAAAGVSLGPVMSITDHGGGGGGRPMAMEMTRSVAMPVEAGQLRFSHNVSVVIAISSPEGAE
- a CDS encoding O-acetylhomoserine aminocarboxypropyltransferase/cysteine synthase family protein, which encodes MTDEPTFGFDTLQIHAGARPDPATGARQTPIYQTTAYVFRDADHAAALFNLQEVGFIYSRLTNPTVAVLQERIATLEGGVGAVCCSSGHAAQIMALFPLMQPGCNVVASTRLYGGSITQLSQTIKRFGWSATFVDTDDLDAVAAAIDENTRAVFCESIANPGGYVTDIRALADISDAAGIPLIVDNTSATPYLCNPIKQGATLVVHSTTKYLTGNGTVTGGCVVDSGVFDWSANDKFPSLSAPEPAYHGLKFHETFGGLAFTFHGIAIGLRDLGMTLNPQAAHYTLMGIETLSLRMQRHVENAETIAAWLEKDDRVDYVTYAGLPSSPYYERAKACYPKGAGGLFTFAVKGGYDACVELVSRLELFSHVANLGDTRSLIIHSASTTHRQLSPEQQEAAGAGANVVRLSIGIEDSKDLIADLDQALAKACS